From a region of the Alnus glutinosa chromosome 1, dhAlnGlut1.1, whole genome shotgun sequence genome:
- the LOC133873915 gene encoding probable inorganic phosphate transporter 1-3, with product MAREQLGVLESLDIAKTQLYHFTAIVITGMGFFTDAYDLLCISLVTKLLGRIYYTVDGAAKPGTLPPNVAAAVNGVAFCGTLAGQLFFGWLGDKLGRKKVYGVTLLLMIICSIGSGLSFGHSANGVITTLCFFRFWLGFGIGGDYPLSATIMSEYANKKTRGGFIAAVFAMQGFGFLTGGIVTLIVSGAFNDKYPAPPYNVNAAESLPRQADYIWRIILMFGAIPAALTFYWRMKMPETARYTALVAKNAKQAAADMSMVLQVEIKPEEHKLPTQEAYGLFSKEFARRHGLHLVGTATCWFLLDITFYSQNLFQKDIFTSIGWLPESQKMSAIEELYKVARAQTIITLCGVVPGYWFTVAFIDYLGRFVIQLMGFFFMSAFMFALAIPYNHWKLPHNRIGFLVMYSFTFFFANFGPNSTTFIVPAEIFPARVRSTCHGISAASGKAGAIVGAFGFLYASESSNKALTDPGYPPGIGMKNALLVLASINVLGIFFTFLVPESKGKSLEELTGENEDETGETEVPV from the coding sequence ATGGCTAGAGAACAATTGGGAGTGCTTGAGTCACTCGATATTGCAAAGACCCAATTGTACCATTTCACGGCAATTGTAATAACTGGAATGGGATTCTTCACCGATGCATATGATCTCTTATGCATCTCTCTCGTGACCAAGTTACTTGGCCGCATATACTACACAGTTGATGGCGCAGCAAAGCCAGGCACCTTGCCCCCCAACGTGGCAGCCGCTGTTAATGGTGTTGCGTTTTGTGGCACTTTGGCTGGGCAGCTCTTCTTCGGCTGGCTTGGTGACAAATTGGGCCGCAAGAAGGTGTATGGTGTGACCCTCCTTCTGATGATAATCTGCTCCATTGGCTCAGGGCTCTCCTTCGGACACTCAGCGAACGGTGTGATTACCACGCTCTGTTTCTTCCGGTTCTGGCTTGGCTTTGGCATTGGCGGAGACTATCCTCTTTCCGCTACAATCATGTCCGAATACGCTAACAAAAAGACTCGTGGGGGGTTTATCGCTGCGGTTTTTGCCATGCAAGGATTTGGGTTTTTAACTGGTGGGATTGTTACTTTGATCGTTTCGGGCGCGTTCAATGACAAATACCCTGCTCCTCCATACAATGTTAATGCGGCAGAATCCCTGCCACGACAAGCTGATTACATTTGGCGCATAATCCTCATGTTTGGAGCCATCCCGGCCGCCCTGACCTTCTACTGGCGCATGAAAATGCCCGAGACAGCTCGTTACACCGCCCTGGTAGCCAAGAATGCAAAACAGGCGGCGGCAGACATGTCTATGGTGCTGCAGGTCGAGATCAAACCAGAAGAACACAAGTTACCGACTCAGGAAGCATATGGTTTATTCTCCAAAGAATTTGCGAGACGCCACGGGCTTCACTTGGTTGGAACCGCTACTTGTTGGTTCTTGTTGGACATTACCTTTTATAGTCAAAACCTTTTCCAGAAGGATATCTTCACATCAATTGGTTGGCTTCCAGAGTCGCAGAAAATGAGCGCCATTGAAGAGCTTTACAAGGTTGCAAGGGCACAAACAATAATAACACTGTGCGGGGTTGTGCCTGGGTATTGGTTTACGGTGGCCTTCATTGATTATTTGGGACGGTTTGTAATACAACTGATGGGTTTCTTCTTCATGTCCGCCTTCATGTTTGCGCTTGCTATCCCTTACAATCATTGGAAGCTACCGCACAACCGGATTGGGTTCCTCGTGATGTACTCCTTCACCTTTTTCTTCGCCAACTTTGGACCGAATTCGACAACATTTATTGTACCAGCAGAAATTTTCCCAGCAAGGGTAAGGTCTACTTGTCATGGAATATCCGCCGCGTCGGGGAAGGCTGGAGCTATTGTTGGTGCATTTGGGTTTTTGTACGCTTCTGAAAGCAGTAACAAAGCTCTAACAGATCCAGGGTACCCGCCTGGCATTGGAATGAAAAATGCACTCCTTGTGCTCGCTTCGATCAACGTATTGGgtatattttttacctttttagTGCCTGAATCCAAGGGAAAATCGCTCGAGGAGTTGACAGGGGAGAACGAGGACGAAACCGGAGAGACCGAAGTTCCTGTGTAA